Genomic segment of Thiomonas sp. FB-Cd:
ACAGGAAGCATGTAGTTAAAGAACTCGTGGGCCTGGCCCGCTGCATCGCGCAGCTTGTAGATCACGGCAGGGCCAACGTTCGTGAGCTTGGTGGTCTGGTTGCGCTTGACTGCAGCCCCCAGGTGCTGGTCGAACTTCTGCATGAGGTCCGTCTTGGGGGGCGTCCTGCCATCTTGTTGGGCAGCACTCATGTTCTCCACGTTCATCAGGCGAAAGCCCGTGATCTCCAGCCGCAGGGCCTGCTGGCCGTTGGTCAGCTGGCGCGAGCTGCCGACATCACCGTCAAGCGTGAACGCCTTGTCACCTGGCCCCTGCATCGGCCAGGCCTTGAACTGCAAATGCGAGCCGCCATCATCGAATCCGGACTGGAACACGGTCACGCCGTCGTAGGTCAGCGGTTCGTTGACCTTGATCGTGGCCGGAAAGGTCTTGCCGGTCTTGCGATCGGTGATCTCCACGTTGCTGGCGAACAAGCGAGGCATGCCGGTGGAGTAAAAATCCACCACAAACTTCTTCAACGTGATGCTGAAGGGCAACGGCTGCAGCACGGATCCATCCCCGATCGTGAGAATCGCCATGTTGGAGCTGCCACCCTCGGGAATGGACAGGTTGCCGCGGTAGGTCGGGTTGCGCACGGAAAGAATGTTCTGCTTGGGAACCTGGGAGATTTCCATGTTCGTCTTCAGCACATGCTTGCCCAGCAGCAGCATCTGCAGCTTGATCATCATGTCGCCGTCGAGCAGGCCCCCGACGCAGATGAGCACGAACGCGCTATGCGCAAGGATGTAGCCGATGCGGTTGAGCCCGCCCGTCTTGGCCGCCACCATGGTGGCGCCCTGCGGGTCGCTCTCCACGGGCTGCACTTTCACGGCGTAGCCATGGCCCTTGAGCTCGCTCACGATGTGCGCCACGGTGGTCTCGCGCGACGTCAACTGCTCCACCTCGGCCTTGTCATGGAACGAGCGCAGCCCCTGCTCACGGATATTGGCCTTGAAGCTCTTGAGGTCGACGATGATCTTGGGCGTGTTGCGCGTCAGACACAGCGTGGTGGACACCACAAGGAAAGCCATGATCAGCAGGAACCACCACGAGCTGTACACGTTGAACAGATCGATGCGATGGAACACGGCCGTCCAGAACGGACCGAACTGGTCCACATAGTTGCTCAGCGCCTCGCCTTGCTGCAGCACGGTGCCGATGATGCTGGCGATGGCCACGATCACCAGAAGGGAAATCGCAAAACGCATGGACGACAGCAATTCGACCAGGCTGCGCCAAGCGCGGGAGCCGCGGCGCAACTGCAAACCGGAGGTGCTGAGGTTGGAAATGGAAGACATGTGATGCCGATCAGA
This window contains:
- a CDS encoding cytochrome c biogenesis protein ResB, translated to MSSISNLSTSGLQLRRGSRAWRSLVELLSSMRFAISLLVIVAIASIIGTVLQQGEALSNYVDQFGPFWTAVFHRIDLFNVYSSWWFLLIMAFLVVSTTLCLTRNTPKIIVDLKSFKANIREQGLRSFHDKAEVEQLTSRETTVAHIVSELKGHGYAVKVQPVESDPQGATMVAAKTGGLNRIGYILAHSAFVLICVGGLLDGDMMIKLQMLLLGKHVLKTNMEISQVPKQNILSVRNPTYRGNLSIPEGGSSNMAILTIGDGSVLQPLPFSITLKKFVVDFYSTGMPRLFASNVEITDRKTGKTFPATIKVNEPLTYDGVTVFQSGFDDGGSHLQFKAWPMQGPGDKAFTLDGDVGSSRQLTNGQQALRLEITGFRLMNVENMSAAQQDGRTPPKTDLMQKFDQHLGAAVKRNQTTKLTNVGPAVIYKLRDAAGQAHEFFNYMLPVELDGMKMFLAGERSELGGAYHYLRMPADSKDSIDGWMRFRAALDNPAARQQAVDAYVKDSLPADASPTLVNQLKDTAGRTLDIFAGDIPRDPKSGAPLVKAPGGLPALAEFLERNVPKDQLAKASDVFIRVLNGTLWQLWQVSRVQAGLPAAVDSPANTRFFNAAVLALSDSTFYPAPLYLQPTDFKQVQASIFQVARAPGKTIVYLGAILLILGVFAMLYIRERRAWFVVRDSGASGSRTLMAMSTNRRTLDFEKEFETLRTATLGVGSQAPASASPGPDQT